The following proteins are co-located in the Triticum aestivum cultivar Chinese Spring chromosome 1A, IWGSC CS RefSeq v2.1, whole genome shotgun sequence genome:
- the LOC123062786 gene encoding calcium-transporting ATPase 7, plasma membrane-type — MECADVFIAVGRRSTSPSTSSSWQPGRQWRKALNVIRTCHRLARLGILSAGVLLPRSTASYVAIKIHHDGSDSDADSSGNATNAAAFSVTADDELFKGLVKEKREDCFRRLGGSAAIAAALASDAERGIRGDGDDVRRRRESFGGNTYPKPKPKSFFSHVWDALKDVFLIVLLVCAVVSLGFGIKEHGLKDGWYDGVSIFLAVFLVAAVSAVSNHSQAKRFDKLASESDNIAVTVVRAGRRQEVSIFDILVGDVVILKIGDSVPADGVFLEGHGLQVDESSMTGEPHPIEIDAEKSPFLTGGVKIVDGYGRMLVTAVGTDTLWGEMMSSITKETAEPTPLQERLERLTSSIGKIGVAVAVLVFTVLTARHFTGSTKDDQGKPLFNKGHVTFDAVFSSLVVIFQQAVTIIVVAIPEGLPLAVTLTLAFSMKRMVKENALVRRLSACETMGSVTAICTDKTGTLTLNQMKVTEFWVGTDQPRGATAIAGSVVSLLCQGAGLNTTGSVYKPDNVSPPEITGSPTEKALLSWAVADLGMDADALKRSCKVLHVEAFNSDKKRSGVMIKDNATGAVVAHWKGAAEMVLANCSMYMDTDGAARELGAEQRRNLEKVINDMAVGSLRCIAFAYKQVDSTTEQSKIDDDGLTLLGFVGLKDPCRPEVKAAIEASTKAGVAVKMVTGDNILTARAIAKECGIISSNDPSGIVIEGDEFRAMSPEQQLEIVDRIRVMARSLPLDKLALVQRLKQKGHVVAVTGDGTNDAPALKEADVGLSMGVQGTEVAKESSDIIILNDNFDTVVTATRWGRCVYNNIQKFIQFQLTVNVAALVINFVSAITTGKMPLTTVQLLWVNLIMDTMGALALATDTPTKALMDRPPIGRTAPLISNAMWRNLAAQAAFQIAVLLALQYRGRDVFGTDEKGNGTMIFNAFVLCQVFNEFNAREIEKKNVFAGVLKNRMFLVIIAVTLVLQVVMVEVLTRFAGTKRLGLGQWGVCLAIAAVSWPIGWAVKFIPVPDRTLHDILTRRKSS; from the coding sequence ATGGAGTGCGCCGACGTCTTCATCGCCGTGGGCCGCCGGTCAACGTCGCCCTCCACGTCCTCCTCGTGGCAGCCGGGGAGGCAATGGCGCAAGGCCCTCAACGTCATCCGGACGTGCCACAGGCTGGCGCGGCTCGGCATTCTGTCCGCGGGCGTCCTCCTGCCACGGAGCACCGCCTCCTACGTCGCCATCAAGATCCACCACGACGGCAGTGACTCCGACGCCGACTCGTCCGGCAATGCCACCAACGCCGCAGCATTCTCTGTCACCGCTGATGACGAGCTTTTCAAGGGCCTGGTCAAGGAGAAGCGCGAAGACTGTTTCCGCCGCCTCGGGGGCAGTGCTGCCATTGCCGCCGCGTTGGCGTCCGACGCAGAGCGCGGCAttcgcggcgacggcgacgacgtgcGGCGCCGCAGGGAGTCGTTCGGCGGGAACACGTACCCCAAGCCAAAGCCCAAGAGCTTCTTCAGCCACGTCTGGGACGCGCTCAAGGACGTCTTCCTCATCGTGCTCCTCGTCTGCGCCGTCGTTTCCCTCGGCTTCGGCATCAAGGAGCACGGCCTCAAGGACGGCTGGTACGACGGTGTAAGTATCTTTCTTGCGGTGTTCCTCGTTGCTGCCGTCTCCGCCGTCAGCAACCACAGCCAGGCCAAGCGGTTCGACAAGCTGGCCAGCGAGTCCGACAACATTGCCGTCACCGTCGTCCGCGCCGGCCGGAGGCAGGAGGTCTCCATATTCGATATCCTCGTCGGCGACGTGGTGATACTCAAGATCGGCGACTCGGTGCCGGCGGACGGGGTGTTCCTGGAGGGTCACGGCCTGCAGGTGGACGAGTCGAGCATGACGGGCGAGCCCCACCCGATCGAGATAGATGCCGAGAAGAGCCCCTTCCTCACCGGCGGCGTGAAGATCGTCGACGGCTACGGCCGGATGCTCGTCACCGCCGTCGGCACCGACACCTTGTGGGGCGAGATGATGAGCAGCATAACCAAGGAGACGGCCGAGCCAACGCCGCTCCAGGAGCGCCTCGAGCGCCTCACCTCAAGCATTGGCAAGATCGGCGTCGCCGTGGCGGTGCTCGTGTTCACCGTGCTCACCGCGCGCCACTTCACCGGCAGCACCAAGGACGACCAGGGGAAGCCGCTGTTCAACAAGGGCCACGTCACCTTCGACGCCGTCTTCAGCTCCCTCGTCGTCATCTTCCAGCAGGCCGTCACCATCATCGTCGTCGCCATCCCCGAGGGCCTCCCGCTCGCCGTGACGCTCACGCTCGCCTTCTCCATGAAGAGGATGGTGAAGGAGAACGCGCTGGTGCGCCGCCTGTCGGCGTGCGAGACAATGGGGTCCGTCACAGCCATCTGCACCGACAAGACCGGAACGCTGACGCTCAACCAGATGAAGGTGACCGAGTTTTGGGTCGGCACTGACCAGCCCAGAGGTGCCACGGCGATCGCCGGGAGTGTCGTCAGCTTGCTCTGCCAGGGAGCTGGGCTCAACACAACAGGAAGCGTTTACAAGCCGGACAACGTGTCGCCGCCGGAGATTACAGGCAGCCCGACGGAGAAGGCGCTGCTGTCGTGGGCCGTAGCGGACCTCGGCATGGACGCCGACGCGCTGAAGAGGAGCTGCAAGGTGCTGCACGTTGAGGCATTCAACTCGGACAAGAAGCGCAGCGGTGTGATGATCAAGGACAACGCTACGGGCGCGGTGGTCGCGCACTGGAAAGGTGCCGCGGAGATGGTGCTGGCGAACTGCTCGATGTACATGGACACGGACGGAGCGGCGCGTGAGCTCGgagcggagcagaggaggaaccTTGAGAAGGTGATCAACGACATGGCAGTCGGCAGCCTCCGGTGCATCGCCTTCGCCTACAAGCAAGTCGACAGCACTACTGAGCAATCGAAGATCGACGACGACGGTCTCACACTGCTGGGCTTCGTCGGGTTGAAGGACCCGTGCCGCCCAGAGGTCAAGGCGGCCATTGAAGCTTCCACGAAGGCGGGCGTCGCCGTCAAGATGGTCACCGGCGACAACATCCTCACGGCCCGCGCGATCGCCAAGGAGTGCGGCATCATATCCAGCAACGACCCCAGCGGCATCGTCATCGAGGGGGACGAGTTCCGCGCCATGTCGCCGGAGCAGCAGCTGGAGATCGTGGACCGGATCCGCGTCATGGCGCGGTCCCTGCCGCTGGACAAGCTGGCGCTGGTGCAGCGGCTGAAGCAGAAGGGGCACGTGGTGGCCGTGACCGGCGACGGCACCAACGACGCGCCGGCGCTCAAGGAGGCGGACGTGGGGCTATCCATGGGCGTGCAGGGCACGGAGGTGGCCAAGGAGAGCTCCGACATCATCATCCTCAACGACAACTTCGACACGGTGGTGACGGCCACGCGGTGGGGGCGCTGCGTCTACAACAACATCCAGAAGTTCATCCAGTTCCAGCTCACCGTCAACGTGGCGGCGCTCGTCATCAACTTCGTGTCCGCGATCACCACGGGCAAGATGCCGCTCACCACCGTGCAGCTCCTGTGGGTGAACCTGATCATGGACACCATGGGAGCCCTGGCGCTCGCCACGGACACGCCCACCAAGGCGCTCATGGACCGGCCGCCCATCGGCCGCACGGCGCCGCTCATCAGCAACGCCATGTGGCGCAACCTCGCCGCGCAGGCGGCGTTCCAGATCGCCGTGCTGCTGGCGCTCCAGTACCGGGGGCGGGACGTCTTCGGCACCGACGAGAAGGGTAacggcaccatgatcttcaacgccTTCGTGCTGTGCCAGGTGTTCAACGAGTTCAACGCGCGGGAGATCGAGAAGAAGAACGTGTTCGCCGGGGTGCTCAAGAACAGGATGTTCCTCGTCATCATCGCCGTCACGCTCGTGCTGCAGGTGGTCATGGTGGAGGTGCTCACCAGGTTCGCCGGAACCAAGAGGCTGGGGCTGGGGCAGTGGGGCGTCTGCCTCGCCATCGCCGCCGTGTCGTGGCCCATCGGCTGGGCCGTCAAGTTCATCCCCGTGCCCGACCGGACTCTCCATGACATCCTCACGCGCCGGAAATCCTCATGA